The genomic DNA aatttaagtcctattataagttaatttatattcttagtcctgtaacttgtaatatttttcaatttcagtcctttttcttccaaaattaaaatttttcaatgGAAAATATCTAGTTTGTGATTGAAATATAAAAAACACATgagtcataaaaaatcaaaatcctcaaattcaatttacaaatcatcattttccgttaaaaaattttcaattttagaggaaaaaggactgaaatttaaaaatattacaagttacaggactaaaaatataaattgactcattgactaaaattgaaaaaaatgtaAGTTACAAGACTAAAAACGTAATTTTCTCGATTTTTATGTATCGATAAGTAATAttgtttcctttatttatttctcATTGTAGATATTTGGTGTGATTATATGCATGGATGCTTACATTGACCTTTCTCAATATTTCCTAGATAATAAATATAACCTTTGATGACATTTGTACAGTGCAATCTGAACCTTCAAAATGGTCGTACTGGAGGGTTTCACTGTTGACTTGACTATGCCACTTGTATTTCAGGTGCAGTTTAACCATGTGTATATAATCCTTACATCACTTTAGATATCTAAATGCTGCTTCAATTCTTGTCACGCTTCCATATAGTGGACTGATATTAGCTCAAGCTGTCAGTTTTTAACATTTGCCCATACTGTAATTgtaatattcttttatttatttggtCAAGGTAAATATTTTTTTAGGTAAGCTGCGTGAATCAACAAAGGTGAACATTTGTTTTGTAGTTGTAACTCTGCGTGTCCTGTAAATCTTAACCTATATAATCCCTCTACATCTTCCTTTCTGTTGAATGCTTGGAGTCATTCTACATCATTTCATGCTTAATGATCCTAACTTATCTATCTTGTCACTCTAATAATTGATAGAGTTGCATATTGATCAAACTCTTCTAAATTTTCCTTAGGTAGGTCGCCTTCGGGATGCTTACCAAGAATGGGTTCACCAACCTATAATTAGCAGGGAAGGTCCACGGTTTTTTGCAAATAATGTTTTGGAGGTAACACAACTCAATAATAACTTAAACCACAGAAAAATGTGATTCTCTGGTCTAtacttaaatgtttttttttaaatttcagttCTTAACACGAACAGTGTGGTGGGTTATTCCAGTGATATGGCTTCCAGTTGTTTGTTGGTGTCTAATCCAGTCATTTCAAATGTGCAATTCATTCCCTCAGTTGGCTCTGATGGTAATGACTGGGGTATTTTTGTGGACCATGATCGAATATATTTTGCATCGATTTCTTTTCCACATCAAAACTAAAAGCTACTGGTAATTGTCTGATTTCAACCTCTTCAATTCAATCAACTTGGATATGTTGTCACTTCTTTGGCAACTGTGTTATAGGGGAAATACAGCTCATTACCTTCTCCATGGTTGTCATCACAAGCATCCCATGGATAGCCTACGGCTAGTTTTCCCCCCTGCTGCAACTGCTATCTTATGCATACCAGTAAGTTTAATAATTAGAAACCCAAATCATCAGCTAACTATGTACATGTCTGGATGATATATGCTGCATCACTAGCGTCTGTGATGTACTTTTCTATAATCGATTAGCTTAGAAAATCTGGAGCTCTTTAGTCTTTTTCCTTTGAGGTTATCTGGAAGTTTGATCATGGTAACAGGAAAATAAGTTTCATAATGTTTTCTAGTTCTGGAAGCTGGCCACATTGCTTGCAGCTCCCACAACTACTCCAGCATTGTTTGGAGGTGGCCTGTTGGGTTATGTTATATATGACTGCACTCATTATTACCTGCACCATGGACAGCCTTCCAAAGATCCTGCTAAGCATCTTAAGGTGAgtatcataatattttttttttaaaaaaaagcagAGACTCCTTGTTAGTTCTCCTTTATGACATGAATTTGACTCAAAAGTAACCTTCCTGCTGATTCCAGCGATATCATCTAAATCATCATTTCCGAATCCAAAATAAGGGTTTTGGAATAACTTCTTCACTGTGGGACATTGTCTTTAGCACATTGCCCCCATCAAAATCCTCTTCGTAACCATGGACATTCAATGTTTTGCATTGTTGAGGGAAAAACAAATCAAATCAAGGTGAGATTTCAGAACCTGATTGCTAGCGGGATTGTGCTTGCATTGTGTAGGCTTGGTTTTAACAGGCTGATTAACAAATCATTCTGTAATCTTATGCAGGGTGTGTTTTTTCCCATCCTGTCAGATGACCTTTCTTTCAGGGTGTGTTCATTCCTAGGACTGTGTGATCTACTCGAAGGAGCATTTTGTGGGCCAGTCTATTTCCCTTTTAAATATAAACTTCTATTTTTTGAGTTCTGCTGATCTGATAGCTTATATATGTTTGAAGTTTGATTCGTCATCTGTAAGTGATAGCTCATTCAATTGTAGTTTGCAATTAAACATTCCTTGGTATGTGATTAAATTGAAGGTTTGACTTAATTTATGCGATTGTTGTGCAATTAAACATTCCTCAAAAATTTAGATTGAGTTAGTCTGTAAGATTTCTTTTTTGGCTCAATTTcccaaaagattttttttaagtaaatatagaaaaaaaaaacacttttaggCTTTGCTTTTGGAACTGCCGTCATGTTACATTTTGATGAGTGATTAGGGTTATAAATGAGCTAAGTTCAAACTCTTGTATTTAAGATTGCGGAGTAAGGTACTTGAGTCAAACCAATTTGAGtttataattaactaaattattgaaattgttattaagttttttttaaaaaaaaaatttgagaggtGTGATCAACCGAACCTCTCTCTGATTAAATTTTAAAGTAGTTagtgagtttaattttaaaagtttatttaGAGAATCTCCAAAgatttttttggatttttgatgGTCCTcaccaaaaaaaacaaaaaaaaaatgaagagagaaagagtaaaaGCTGAGTCCGAATTCTCAGGGAACCCAGCTTCTTGATTTTCATTGATACATAGGATagagaaaaataaaaacttgGGGAAAAAGTTCCAGATGTCCTTAtagatattaaattttttatttatttataaatttggtataagtttttatttttgataatttaaatatctGACTAATCTTAGAAATTCATTGGATTCTATATAAATTTGTCATCAGACGGATAGTCTAGTGTACaagtaattttaatttcttagatgTACTGTGCCTCCGTGAAATTGGAAGATATAAGTTTTGTTGATGTATATGACATAAGTTTTCTTTGAGATTAATTATTTATGAGAAATAATTTATCAGGCTGGGTAACGTTGAGTCTGGGATGACCAACTCAGTCCTATTATCGAGTCTGGGGTGATCGGTCCGGTCCTACAAAAATTTTCTACTGACTATTAGGATAAATTGGAAAGTACTTGTGGCAACTGGTCCAGAAGTTCGGCATCCCTTTAGTTATAAGTCCCAACTGAGTGTCACATAACCCCGGGATAGATCAATTATTTATGaacattgtggcaaaaggcgagtacgctcgcccccaacgtccccgccaacccgtcccatggccaacacagaggaggtaaatcacggacgactactagcctttggaatagtgactagcacataagggagacatttacctcgattttgccgagattcgaaccccatacctcattatgacaacacctcatgcgctagccactagacccatccgaggggacaattATTTATGAACATTGATTTTATAGTGAGTGGTTTAAGTTCCTTTAATTGATATTGTGCAAGtttaagaaacataaataaactaTTGTTCATGTGGCCAAAAAAAAGACGACTCGCTCGTCCAGCTCTCCCGTCAATCCGTTCCTAAGCTAACATGTAGCAGATAAATCATGTAGGATCGTTGAAGTACTAAAGAGGGAGGGGggcggggggtgaatagcactcgttgTTTTTTCGACTCATTTCGGAAAACTCAAAGTAACGTAGCGGAATAAAGAATAAGACAAAAGTAAAgctaacacaatttcttttacttggttcgaaacctGTATTGACTTCTAGTCCAAGatctgcgatcgttgatcgctttcggtgggcaatcactaatagttcgcaaatcttttacaagtactgaaaaaataaattataccgacaataaggaaTTAGGAATTTATTTGTCGGTTGTCGGAGTAGTGTTGAAGAGAGCAGTTGTTGTTTGTTTCTTGATTTTGGAAATTGTATTGTTTAAGCAATTAGTCGAGCCCTCCTTAAATAGCCAAGCTAGGCCTTATCCAGATCCATTAATCTCGAGATCAAGTTTGACTCatcgttgatcggtcgaccgatcccttggttcGGTCAATTAATCCTGCCTGAATCGGTCTATCTTCCCATCTAGATTCAACTTCGGATAAGTCCTCATTTGGTCGACCGATTCCGCTATCCTCGCTGGCTTATCTGGTCTGATCCGATCAATCTGGCCTTATCTTGGTCATTGCATATTCACTGTTTGGTCGACTgttccccaggttcggtcgaccgattagggCTAAGTCCGACCCTGTAAAACTATtaatttcctgcaaaatagagttagataaaatagcaaataatatataaatcattaACTTGACAACCTTCGGACTATTCGGTTATGACTTCGGActtcctccggaaaccctaggtcaaaccaacgcctattgttccctcaacggggagagattacctgttgtcagaccgatcctccagaccgattggactttctgcctagggttaccacccctaggacgtagggttaccttcccctagggttttctataaCTTAggattaccaccctctaggacctagggttactatcccctaggatttttcacctgcctaaccgtagctaagaCATTTTAtcatctagggttaccgccccctaagacctatggttaccacctagggttttccacctgcctagaatctgttggtgcaaccttaggtcaaggttgacctggttgaccagactcgagttgacttgactcgagttatgttttgatgtttgacgagttatgacgatgtttgacgtgaacagaaaagttgtatcttgatgtttgacaaggatacaagcttgggagattgtgggtgcaactcgtggtcaaggttgacctggttgacccgaggtgagttgacttgactcggaaaagtccaagcagggagcttggcacgggagaaagtccaagtatggagacttggcacggagaagtccaagtatggaatattggcacatgggaagacggagagggctcggttgctcgttctccggactgtggtcagagagggctcggtagctcgttctccggactgtggtcagagagggctcggtagctcgttctctggaccggatgtggaaagtcctggtgagtgaagccaggtgaaaatcctagcgagtgaagctaggtgaaagtggaagtcctggtgagtgaagccaggcagtttggaagtcctggtgagtgaagccaggcagattggaaatcctggtgagtgaagccaggtaaaaaccctagtaagtgaagctaggtgaaagtcctggtgagtgaagccgggcaagggaaaatccagatggatcaagggtgatcggacatctggtgttgggaagtcaaaGTAGAtaaagggagtgatcggatacttggcacgaagaggaaagcccaagtgggtcaaagggattgaccgaacacttggtggagaatcctagcaggtcaagggagtgaccagatgctaggaatgatgaaccaacaggtcaaggttgaccggatgttggtgtagaagcctgaggtttagggctggggagtttggatcggtctggggaccgatccagtgatacactggatagcctgatcggtcaccagaccgatcagtaaccatccagtagcctactgtaggttatctgatcggtctggagaccgatcagacaacgatcaggaggcgcaaagaagttcgggagaagagaagcctgatcggtctacggaccgaccaggaggttccctgatcggtccatggaccgatcagagacggaacagaagcgaaggctagggaatggatcggtctgtggaccgatccacatggagcctgatcggtccacagaccgatccaggcactagccgttgcgacgcaacggctagatttcttctgtgtttcttcgttttcttcgcaggttataaaaggagggctgctacTGCGAGCCTCCTActatttcttcctctccttcttcttcttcttccttggattgaagcttctgctcctgtgctctgaggttctgagctttgttgagctcgcttccgaagcttcgcgtgagcttccagtcgtcgatcagctgctgcgtttgggttgtgaagttgctgcttcatcgcctccgatcgacagagaaggcaagcgagtgttgcattcatattgttgtttgtatttgcttcttgctttccttgtactcctttcttgttgttacaagtattgtggcgaggtttctccacccacaaggagcatttattagctggttctccggggactcatccaccgacggattgataggcttcgtccaccttacggacacgccgaggagtaggagtttatctccgaacctcgttacatcggtttgtttgaggtttgtcttctctccctttcgtttctgtgtttattttccgctgcgctaacacgttttgtagaaataCGACGATTtggagtcggctattcacacccccctctctagcctccgtacgaaggatcttAACAGAATCCaccaggacttttgcctaagacaacttaggacttttctgcaatctCAATCagccttgttagatcacaagacaacttaactttcgactctttgacataatcaaaactcaagttcgatcgtccgatgcttcccgtaccaacaatctcccccctttttgattatgacaacacagttcaaagttaaataaaatataacaataaataaaggaatttaagcatgagcataaatacaataatttgtaaaaaaaattcccttatgctccccctttcataaaaattatgtttaactcttaacttttaacttttctctccccctttaacaTATATTAAAAAAGAGAGAAGGCTGTTTGAAACAAAGGTTTTACCTTTTTCAACAAAGACATAGCTGAACTTAacctttgaaaattacttagctaaaaaaaaaacttagctaatcttaggttttgaaatgatcttagcttttttcaaaaaaaaaattaactatattttagctttgaaaataattgtgtTGTCAAGgacttaactttcaaaagaagttgataaaaacttagttttaatacttagctttataGAGGTTTTGAAACTGGCATAGTTAAAAGTACACaacttaaaaaggattttgattaaagcttagtttaaaaaatttgataaaatcgaagttaagtacttagttttaaaaaagaagttaataaaaacttagttaagtacttagcttaaaaagattttgataaaaatactttagctttaaaaatattttcacttagctttaagaatattttgataaaaacttagctttaaaaatattttgataaaatacttagctaagtaaatgatttctttaaaaaatacttgaaaatactttatccaaaacttaatttcatttttcaaaaataatttattttttttcaaaaataattttaaaaaaattaaacttcctctttcataagtattttgaacttttaaaaagttcaacttttaaaaccaatttttaaccaaaaaaaaataaataaataaaaattaatgtcttaaccTTCCTTTCACTCTCCATTAATTAATGCCAGAAATAtttgagggtcctagagtccaagcatgtacaTCAAAagcataaaagttattatttattttcctgatttttcatctcactcattctatgttatcaagTATGTTTAActtatgagtgtgtgtgagatagagttaagttaagttgatttgatctttaactttgaaaaaatatttatgatattgaagtatatttcaaaaataatttaagttaaatttagattttaaaaatactgaatttgagattttaaaatataaatttaaatttaaagatttcaaaatattgaagacaaaagtattttaaatttgagtttcagaataattaagtttgaatttgaaaatatatGCGGTTaagtaattaaattttaaattttaaaactttttaagcaatatttaaaaataattatgatcaaaattttaaaattaattatagttttaaaattaattattatttaattatgatttgaaaataattaacattaattatgatttgaatataattataatttaattatgatttcaaaataattaacattttaaaattaattatgattagaaATTACTTATACTTGTGAAATTATtcaagatttttaaattaattatgattttgaaattaattatgataattaaattttaaaattaattattaattaaaatgacttagtttaattgaattaatttttagttaacttaattgagtttaactattttagatttggttaactactttatattttaaacctaggtccatctcacacttttctagattttcaatcaaggaactcTAATAATTTTGTTTGATGGTTATTTAgtcttcaatttaaattccaatctaaggattgatcaacatttgagttagactaaggtttaacagtcagctaattaaatatttatttcaataattgacttctaggctgtggcgaggcactaggccttcttgggtatgagatcatccaccacttctagacaaagtcttttaaagaaattaaatatttaatttcctttctgaaaatcctaggtctaactaatcaagtgtggATCAAGTCTaaatccttatctatcctaatctaagcatgtataatgaaAAATAGTAAAGCAAATATATTTTATGATAAAGatggtctttttattggctccccctagatcatagtctcgataaggtctatcaaagtaataaatttgatcattggggatccaatattaaccaagtccaacttgattagtgAGATTAGACTTTGGAACCCATACTTGGACTGTTCTTCTATGTGTTCGATTAACAAGcgatagataagatctaaacttaCGGTTAGCCTTATATCCATGTCCAGATCGATTGCATATgactctttattttttaagaatcaaaaccagattcttggaacccaaggtgaaccattcTAATGTTCCCTTTAGTTCTTTGACTTGATCTTTCATactggaattttctttctcaagttgttgaacttgagttgaagttctagtTTGAATAGGTTCGATCAAAGAGCTTGGGCTAGTCACTTCCTTAAAGGCTATTACCtctttttggagtgacttgacttggatattTGGCTTGGCTAATTTacgtattaaataattaattaaattgtacaaTTTATCTACATGAGAAGATCTCACAACACTGTTTGGCCCTTTGGAAACAGATATGGATCTGTGACTTCTCTCAGACTCGATTTTTGATTCGTTCTCGGTTTCGATCTGAGACTCGAACTCAGTTTCGCGGTAAGGTAAGGAAGCTCGCTTCTTTGTGTCCTTCTTTGTCTGACTcttctgatgactcagaccacgTTGCCTTCAATGTCTTCCTTCTTTcttgcttctggtttggacattcaggcttgtagtgtcccttctagtTGTAGCCGTAGCAGATAACTCCAGACTTCGTCTTTAAgttcgattgagtcaccttcttcttcttgagagctTTCCGAACTAGTTCGACTAGTTCAATGGTGATTTCATCTTCGAGATCCGATTCGTCTTTGGATTTGAGTTCAGTTCAGCGCTTGAtttttgattccctctttctactTGTACTtgtaatcaaagcaataccttgctCAGCCGGGCAcacattagtctgttcatgaagttcgaattctgaaaagagttcatctagtctaattaaggaaaggtccttagatatattgtaagcatctaccattgatacccacaaggtgttcctcaaaaaagcgtttagtgcgtaccttatgacgtcacggttctccactttctgtccgatcGCGTGGAGTCCATTTAGAAGATCTTGTATGCGAGCGTGAAGCTGGCTCATtgactcaccttcctgtatttttacattatataatttatttaatattaaatctcaTTTGCTTACCTTtatgtcggaagtgccctcgtgcaactcgattAGTTTATTCCATAACTCCTTTGCGTAGTTGAAGGGCCGACCCAATTCAACTCTTCTTTTGTCAGGCTACATTATAAGGCTCGAGTCGCCTTAGCGTCAGcctcaattttcttcattagACTCATGTCCCAGTTTTCGCATGATACTAGTTTGCCAACGCCGTAGAGTGGAAGCGCAAGACTgatttggatgattatccacatctgtACCTCGATCTTCAGATAGTATTCCATGTAACTCTTCCAGTAGCTGAAATCTTCTCCAAAGAATAGAGGCGGATGTGCAGTGCTGTAATCTTCTTGGTGGGTCATTGTAAAGGaaaatctcgcacacaaaaaggaaaaagaaacaaatgtctgaagacttgatcttggattagtagtgcgagagaaaaataaaactagTAATTCACtaatttaaaaaacaaatattaataataaaatattaataaaaatattattataaattttggtAACTGTGATATTTTGTAAATactgaccaatggtgaaaagataaaaataaattttttaaaaataattttggaggaaaaaaatgaaaggcgtaagaatctttttttaagaaaaaacagtatataattttatttttcaaaaaagagCCCCCCTGCTCGATTGGTGGCTTTACCAAATCAGAGCGACCTAGCTTcgatatcaattgtaggatcgttaacgtgctagagagggggggagggggtgaatagcactcgttgTTTTTTCTCTCGTTTTGGAAAACTCAAAGTAACGCAGTGAAataaagaacaagacaaaagcaatgctaacacaatttcttttatttggtttgaagtctgtgtcgactcctactccaaggcccatgatcgttgatcgcttttggtgagcaatcactaatagttcacaaatCTTTTACAAGTAAGCAATTACAAGTACTGAAAAaacaaagtataccgacaataaggaATTAGGAATTTGTTCGTCAGTTGTCGAAGTAGCATTGAAGAGAGCAGCAATTGTTCGTTTCTTTATCTCGAAAATTATGTTGTTTAAGCAATTGGTCGAGCCCTCCTTAAATTGCCAAGCGAgacttgatccagatccactgatctcgggatcaggtttgactcgtcgctgatcggtcggccgatcccttggttcggtcaaccgatcttgCATACCATCTTCCTATCCAGATTCAACATCGGATGAGTcctcgttcgatcgatcgatcccactgttcggtcgactgatcccactaTCCTCGCTGGCTTATCTGGACTGATCTGATCAATCCGGCCTGATCTTGGTCATCACATATCCactattcggtcgactgatccctaggttcggtcgatcgatccttcaGTCGAATTCGGTCAATTGGCTAGAAATCAACTCTATTTGCTtatcttggaggttcggtcgaccgatctccgatttggtcaatcgatcagggcTAAGTTCATCCCTGTAAAACTGTTAgtttcctataaaatagagttatataaaatagcaaataatatataaatcattaACTTGACAGCCTTCAgattgtccgattctgactttgtaTTTCCTcaggaaatcctaggtcgaaccgacgcctattgttccctcgacagggagcgcgccctcacctactcatctcaggagagattacttgTTGCCAGATCGATCCTCCAGACTGGCTaaactttttgcctagggttaccaccccctaggacctacggttacctccccctagggttttccataacctaaggttaccacccctagggttttctacctgcctaaccacagctaggactttccatcacttagggttaccgtcccctaggacctagggttaccacctcctagagttttccacctgtTTAGAATCtactaggatttttgcctaagacaac from Zingiber officinale cultivar Zhangliang chromosome 4A, Zo_v1.1, whole genome shotgun sequence includes the following:
- the LOC121972439 gene encoding dihydroceramide fatty acyl 2-hydroxylase FAH1-like; the encoded protein is MEWSCDPVGIDEGIMYPIGHDKELRDLAAQGVARRREMVVLEGFTVDLTMPLVFQVGRLRDAYQEWVHQPIISREGPRFFANNVLEFLTRTVWWVIPVIWLPVVCWCLIQSFQMCNSFPQLALMVMTGVFLWTMIEYILHRFLFHIKTKSYWGNTAHYLLHGCHHKHPMDSLRLVFPPAATAILCIPFWKLATLLAAPTTTPALFGGGLLGYVIYDCTHYYLHHGQPSKDPAKHLKRYHLNHHFRIQNKGFGITSSLWDIVFSTLPPSKSSS